In Dromaius novaehollandiae isolate bDroNov1 chromosome 4, bDroNov1.hap1, whole genome shotgun sequence, a single genomic region encodes these proteins:
- the HSPA12B gene encoding heat shock 70 kDa protein 12B has product MATLLEPGMQSLRLGANGEPRCHTPSPPGSPGTRHSCSIAPLTPSQSPRSEARAPPAAPFAVVVAIDFGTTSSGYAFSFASDPEAIHMMRRWEGGDPGVANQKTPTSLLLTPDGAFHSFGYTARDYYHDLDPEDARHWLYFEKFKMKIHSTSDLSMKTELEAVNGKKVQALEVFAHALRFFKQHAVQELREQCPALPETEAVRWVITVPAIWKQPAKQFMREAAYKAGLVSPETPEQLLIALEPEAASIYCRKLRPHQLLELSCPAPAKGLGPARALDSSFRQAREQLRRSRHSRTFLVESGVGELWAELQAGDRYVVADCGGGTVDLTVHQLEQPQGTLKELYKASGGPYGAVGVDLAFERLLCRIFGADFIATFKAQRPAAWVDLTIAFEARKRAAAPTRASPLNVSLPFSFVDFYRKHRGHNVETALKRSNVNFVKWSSQGMLRLSAEAMAELFQPTVGQIIAHIGELLGKPEVRGVKLLFLVGGFAESPMLQHAVQAAFGSACRVVVPHDVGLTILKGAVLFGLDPAVVRVRRSPLTYGVGVLNKFVEGKHPREKLLVKEGKSWCTDVFEKFVAVDQSVALGEVVQRSYCPARAGQRKTIINVYCSAADDVVYITDPGVRKCGTVSLELDEAGEGGGAKRGRREIRASMQFGDTEIKVTAVDISTAKTVRATIDFLSN; this is encoded by the exons AGGAGCGAGgctcgggcccccccggccgcccccttCGCCGTGGTGGTGGCCATCGACTTCGGCACCACGTCCAGCGGCTACGCCTTCAGCTTCGCCAGCGACCCCGAGGCCATCCACATGATGAG GAGATGGGAAGGGGGCGACCCGGGGGTGGCCAACCAGAAGACGCCCACCAGCCTGCTGCTGACGCCGGACGGCGCCTTCCACAGCTTCGGCTACACGGCCAGGGACTACTACCACGACCTGGACCCCGAGGACGCCCGCCACTGGCTCTACTTTGAGAAGTTCAAGATGAAGATCCACAGCACCAGC GACCTGAGCATGAAAACGGAGCTGGAAGCCGTGAACGGGAAGAAGGTGCAAGCGCTGGAGGTGTTCGCGCACGCGCTGCGCTTCTTCAAGCAGCACGCGGTGCAG GAGCTCAGGGAGCAGTGCCCGGCGCTGCCGGAGACGGAGGCCGTGCGCTGGGTGATCACCGTGCCCGCCATCTGGAAGCAGCCGGCCAAGCAGTTCATGCGGGAGGCCGCCTACAAG gccGGTCTGGTGTCGCCGGAGACCCCGGAGCAGCTGCTGATCGCGCTGGAGCCCGAAGCGGCATCCATCTACTGCAGGAAGCTGCGGCCGCACCAGCTGCTGGAGCTGAGCTGCCCGGCGCCGGCCAAGGGGCTGGGGCCCGCGCGCGCCCTCGACTCCAGCTTCAGGCAGG CCCGGGAGCAGCTCCGGCGCTCCCGCCACAGCCGCACCTTCCTGGTGGAGTCGGGCGTCGGGGAGCTCTGGGCCGAGCTGCAGGCAG GTGACAGGTACGTGGTGGCGGACTGCGGCGGCGGCACCGTGGACCTCACCGTGCACCAGCTGGAGCAGCCGCAGGGGACCCTCAAGGAGCTCTACAAGGCCTCAG GAGGCCCCTACGGGGCGGTGGGGGTGGACCTGGCCTTCGAGCGGCTGCTGTGCCGCATCTTCGGGGCGGATTTCATCGCCACCTTCAAGGCGCAGCGCCCGGCGGCCTGGGTGGACCTGACCATCGCCTTCGAGGCCCGCAAGCGCGCGGCGGCCCCCACCCGCGCCAGCCCCCTCAACGTCTCCCTGCCCTTCTCCTTCGTCGACTTCTACCGCAAGCACCGGGGCCACAACGTGGAGACGGCCCTCAAGAGGAGCAA CGTCAACTTCGTCAAGTGGTCGTCGCAGGGGATGCTGCGCCTGTCCGCGGAGGCCATGGCCGAGCTCTTCCAGCCCACCGTCGGGCAGATCATCGCGCACATCG GCGAGCTCCTGGGCAAGCCGGAGGTGCGGGGCGTCAAGCTGCTGTTCCTGGTGGGCGGCTTTGCCGAGTCGCCCATGCTGCAGCACGCGGTGCAGGCTGCCTTCGGCAGCGCCTGCCGCGTCGTGGTGCCGCACGACGTGGGGCTGACCATCCTCAAGGGCGCCGTGCTCTTCGGCCTCGACCCCGCCGTGGTGCGCGTGCGCCGCTCGCCGCTCACCTACGGCGTGGGGGTGCTCAACAAGTTCGTGGAGGGGAAGCacccccgcgagaagctgctggtgaAGGAGGGCAAGAGCTGGTGCACCGACGTCTTCGAGAAGTTCGTCGCCGTGGACCAGTCCGTGGCGCTGGGCGAGGTGGTGCAGCGGAGCTACTGCCCGGCCCGCGCCGGGCAGCGCAAGACCATCATCAACGTCTACTGCAGCGCCGCCGACGACGTGGTCTACATCACCGACCCCGGCGTGCGCAAGTGCGGCACCGTCAGCCTGGAGCTGGACGAGGCcggcgagggcggcggggccAAGCGGGGCCGCCGCGAGATCCGCGCCAGCATGCAGTTCGGGGACACGGAGATCAAGGTCACCGCCGTGGACATCAGCACCGCCAAGACGGTCCGGGCCACCATCGACTTCCTCTCCAACTGA